A window of Ananas comosus cultivar F153 linkage group 4, ASM154086v1, whole genome shotgun sequence contains these coding sequences:
- the LOC109709116 gene encoding putative disease resistance protein RGA4: MAEGLVFELVKEVLDKLGSALWNEIGLLRSFKDDVKDLERKLLKIQAVLLDAEERSNAEKENHALRIWLSELKGAAYDIDDLLDEIRTQAVLWKQQRQVRNQNQLARKVCDQFLSCANPIHLKSKFKMAHRMKALREKIDSIAKQRDAFGLVEAGPRRQAEFKRPETFSLVDEKKIVGRDGDKEKIVKLLLESNGDHDVSLIPIVGLGGLGKTTIAQLAFNDGRVTGQQRFDLRVWVCVSTDFDIKTIARSVMSEIGEKCDLDNLQSATSFLLRIFSLKRFLLVLDDVWNENQEKWENLKLSFKDSKKGSKILVTTRSEKVAEIMRTVEPHRVKGLSDDDCWTLFKRRAFTEGEENDYPSLVEIGKQIVKKCGGVPLAANALGSMMRFKSKTEDAWSAIRDSEIWRLEEEETILPSLKLSYIQMPSALKQCFAYCSVFPKDYKIDKDDLIRQWIALGFISSHETWTSMVDIGNEYFNDLLWMSFLQDVEETFGKVTCRMHDLVHDLAQSVVGEEVAVIVEEESVGEESTRIPEGCRYVSIYSHFKPQVSITVMRRLRALQFLGSGSHIMAFYSEAKCLRLLHLNHSKISKLPSSIGKLKLLRLLDLSWTRIQELPESIAGLCNLQTLKLSNCYKIRTLPKSLGRLANLRILDLAYCSSLTIPDSISKLQNLYALNLRVCIKVISLEPIGHLKNLHYLDLSCLYYLMTLPESIGSLQNLHILDISNCHSLLSLPSSLCDLKNLYDLNLLNLNSLVALPESIGSLQNLRILNLSGCGSLLSLPLSLCDLQHLEKLNINYCRKLCELPKMIQKLTKLKKLLNYDCSELKCMPRGIGKLVSLQELSVFVIGKQDRVEHCASISELEHLKHVGELWIKGLENVTSPVDAKAANLIEKNLRSLRLEWNVLSAEEGMDTLLPTQEVDSVLENLQPHRKLEELEIEGYVGGGKFPSWVMHRICSCLPNLVQIKLVNMPRCSSLPPLGQLPFLKELHIGYMPAVTNLGVDKFPVLMILKLSSMPLLREWVTVLTVDDEEGRRERVPIFRCLTQLWLIECPQLRPEPCLPPSVEDLIIGRTSKENLSLILERAMPFGGCGDAAVTPQPPPDKGLRSLTIQGCQPLTCLPESLRSLTSLRSLTISGCHDLERIEDWLGELSDLQYLYILRCSSLRYVPAHKMTALKRLCIGYCPLLFDADGRFVDTSVDHIEVVNVYGRVLLGGTGINSGKEDKSEVRRRMEFPPPFDQECLIHQSYIEDAKPTFLLAPTDPLPSHELEHLKLVDELWIKGLENVTSPVDAKAANLIEKNLRSLKLDWNVLSAEEGTDSTVLPAEEIETVLANLQPHQKLEKLEIKGYRGGKFPSWMMNRIGSCLPNLIKIKLDDIPVCSSLPPLGQLPFLKQLFIGNMPAITNLGVDKFPALTSLCLASMPMLREWVTVKTVDDEEGRRERVSLFPCLTQLWLSECPQFSPEPCLPASVENLYISRTSSENLSLILERATPLDGGDAAVSLQPPPDKGLQGIIIYECQQLTCLPESLRGLTSLQRLEIWSCHDLERIEDWLGELSDLQSLSISECGSLRYLPARKMAALQELYIWNCPLLFDADGRFVDTSVDHIKYVIVDGSSYWYKNKRAARHRRKRAQ, translated from the exons ATGGCGGAGGGGCTCGTATTCGAATTGGTGAAGGAAGTGCTCGACAAGCTGGGCTCTGCTCTCTGGAACGAAATCGGGCTGCTGCGGAGCTTCAAGGACGATGTAAAGGATCTCGAAAGAAAACTTTTGAAGATCCAAGCGGTGCTTCTCGACGCTGAGGAGCGAAGCAATGCTGAGAAGGAGAACCACGCTCTGCGCATCTGGCTGAGCGAACTGAAGGGTGCCGCTTACGACATCGACGACCTGCTGGACGAGATCCGGACGCAAGCAGTTCTCTGGAAACAACAGCGCCAGGTGCGGAATCAAAACCAGCTAGCTAGAAAGGTATGTGATCAATTCCTGTCCTGCGCTAATCCAATACATTTGAAGTCTAAGTTCAAGATGGCGCATAGAATGAAAGCGCTCAGAGAAAAGATCGATAGCATCGCGAAACAGAGGGATGCTTTTGGTCTCGTCGAAGCTGGCCCTCGTCGGCAGGCTGAGTTCAAGCGCCCTGAGACATTCTCGCTCGTCGACGAAAAGAAAATAGTCGGGAGAGATGGTGATAAAGAGAAAATTGTGAAGCTACTGCTAGAGAGTAACGGTGATCACGACGTGTCGCTCATTCCGATCGTCGGATTGGGGGGTCTGGGGAAGACGACGATCGCTCAGCTGGCCTTCAATGACGGGCGGGTTACGGGCCAGCAGCGCTTTGATCTACGGGTGTGGGTCTGCGTGTCTACCGATTTCGACATAAAGACGATTGCAAGGTCGGTGATGTCTGAAATCGGAGAGAAGTGTGATCTTGATAACTTGCAATCAGCCACGAGTTTTCTCCTCAGGATTTTTAGTCTAAAGAGATTTTTGCTGGTGCTGGATGATGTATGGAACGAAAATCAGGAAAAGTGGGAGAATTTGAAGCTTTCATTTAAGGACAGCAAGAAGGGAAGCAAAATCTTAGTGACCACACGAAGCGAAAAGGTTGCCGAGATAATGAGAACAGTCGAACCACACCGTGTGAAAGGCTTATCAGATGATGATTGTTGGACATTGTTCAAAAGGCGGGCATTCACAGAAGGGGAAGAGAATGACTATCCGAGCTTGGTCGAAATCGGAAAGCAGATAGTTAAGAAGTGCGGCGGTGTGCCTTTAGCAGCAAATGCTTTAGGAAGTATGATGCGCTTTAAGAGCAAGACAGAGGATGCATGGTCCGCTATTAGAGATAGCGAAATATGGAGgttggaagaagaagaaactattTTACCATCATTAAAATTGAGCTACATTCAGATGCCGTCAGCTTTGAAGCAGTGCTTCGCTTACTGCTCCGTATTCCCCAAGGACTACAAGATTGACAAGGATGACTTGATCCGGCAATGGATTGCTTTAGGCTTCATTTCATCGCATGAAACATGGACTTCGATGGTCGATATTGGGAATGAGTACTTTAACGATCTATTATGGATGTCTTTCCTTCAAGACGTGGAGGAAACTTTTGGAAAGGTTACCTGTCGTATGCATGATTTAGTGCACGACCTCGCACAATCTGTAGTTGGAGAAGAAGTTGCTGTTATAGTTGAAGAAGAGTCAGTTGGAGAAGAGTCAACAAGGATCCCGGAAGGTTGCCGCTATGTCTCGATATACAGTCATTTCAAGCCACAGGTTTCAATTACCGTAATGCGGAGGTTGCGAGCTCTTCAATTTTTGGGATCTGGTTCACATATTATGGCTTTTTATAGCGAGGCAAAATGCTTACGCCTGTTGCATttaaatcattcaaaaatttcTAAGTTGCCAAGCTCAATCGGTAAGTTGAAGCTCTTAAGACTCCTTGACCTCTCGTGGACCAGAATACAAGAATTGCCTGAATCAATTGCCGGCCTGTGCAACTTGCAAACCTTGAAACTTTCAAACTGCTACAAGATCCGTACACTACCCAAATCTCTAGGAAGGCTCGCGAATTTGCGGATTTTAGATTTAGCCTACTGTAGTTCTCTGACAATACCTGACTCAATTAGCAAACTTCAGAATTTGTACGCACTAAATTTGAGAGTGTGCATAAAGGTGATATCACTTGAACCTATAGGTCACCTCAAAAACCTTCATTACCTAGACCTATCATGTCTATATTATTTGATGACATTACCTGAATCTATTGGGAGTCTTCAAAACTTGCATATTCTGGACATTTCCAATTGCCATTCTCTACTATCATTACCCTCATCATTATGTGATCTCAAAAACCTGTATGACTTAAAcctattaaatctaaattcttTGGTGGCATTACCTGAATCCATTGGGAGCCTTCAAAACTTACGTATTCTGAATCTTTCTGGGTGCGGTTCTCTACTATCATTACCCTTGTCGTTATGTGATCTTCAGCATTTAGAGAAACTCAACATTAATTACTGTAGAAAATTATGTGAGCTGCCTAAAATGATCCAAAAGCTGaccaaactaaaaaaattgttaaactaCGATTGCTCGGAATTGAAGTGCATGCCCCGAGGGATCGGCAAGTTAGTTAGCTTGCAGGAATTGTCCGTTTTTGTCATCGGCAAGCAAGACCGTGTTGAACATTGTGCTAGCATTTCTGAGCTAGAGCACTTGAAGCATGTCGGCGAGCTGTGGATCAAGGGTCTTGAAAATGTAACGAGTCCGGTTGATGCCAAGGCTGCAAATTTGATAGAGAAGAACCTGCGGTCTTTGAGGTTGGAATGGAACGTTTTAAGTGCGGAAGAAGGCATGGATACCCTACTACCAACTCAAGAGGTCGATAGCGTGCTAGAAAATCTTCAACCACATCGAAAGCTAGAGGAATTGGAAATAGAAGGCTACGTCGGAGGCGGGAAGTTTCCTAGCTGGGTGATGCATAGGATTTGCTCGTGCCTCCCAAATCTCGTTCAAATTAAACTTGTGAATATGCCCAGATGTAGCTCACTCCCGCCGCTGGGGCAACTTCCTTTTCTTAAAGAACTACATATAGGATACATGCCCGCAGTAACAAATTTGGGCGTAGATAAGTTCCCTGTGCTGATGATACTTAAGTTGTCCTCCATGCCGTTGCTGCGAGAATGGGTGACTGTGTTGACGGTGGATGACGAAGAAGGCAGGCGAGAGCGAGTTCCCATTTTTCGGTGTCTCACTCAATTGTGGCTTATAGAATGCCCCCAATTGAGGCCGGAGCCTTGCCTCCCGCCATCGGTTGAGGATCTGATCATCGGCAGAACGAGCAAGGAGAATCTATCGTTGATACTCGAACGCGCGATGCCATTTGGAGGTTGTGGTGATGCCGCCGTTACACCCCAACCGCCACCAGATAAGGGGCTGCGGAGTCTAACAATACAAGGATGTCAGCCGCTAACTTGTTTGCCCGAGAGCTTGCGGAGTCTCACATCCCTCCGAAGCCTGACAATAAGTGGTTGCCATGATCTTGAGAGAATTGAAGATTGGCTCGGGGAGCTCTCCGACCTGCAGTACTTGTACATCTTGAGGTGCAGCAGTCTCCGTTACGTGCCTGCCCACAAGATGACCGCACTCAAGCGGTTGTGTATTGGTTATTGCCCGCTGTTGTTCGATGCAGATGGACGATTTGTCGACACCAGTGTCGATCACATCGAAGTTGTCAATGTTTATGGAAG GGTTTTATTGGGCGGGACGGGGATTAACTCTGGAAAGGAGGACAAAAGTGAG GTTAGGCGCCGTAtggaatttccaccaccatttgaccAGGAGTGCTTGATTCATCAAAGCTATATCGAGGATGCCAAGCCCACCTTCCTCCTTGCTCCGACAGACCCTCTTCCAAGCCACGAG CTAGAGCACTTGAAGCTTGTCGACGAGCTGTGGATCAAGGGTCTCGAAAATGTAACGAGTCCGGTTGATGCCAAGGCTGCAAATTTGATAGAGAAGAACCTGCGGTCTTTGAAGTTGGATTGGAACGTTTTAAGTGCGGAAGAAGGCACGGATAGTACTGTACTACCGGCGGAAGAGATCGAAACCGTGCTAGCAAATCTTCAACCACATCAAAAGCTAGAGAAATTGGAAATAAAGGGCTACAGAGGCGGGAAGTTTCCTAGCTGGATGATGAATAGGATTGGCTCGTGCCTCCCAAATCTCATTAAAATCAAACTTGATGATATTCCTGTATGCAGCTCACTCCCGCCGCTGGGGCAACTCCCTTTTCTTAAACAACTATTTATAGGAAATATGCCCGCAATAACAAATTTGGGCGTAGATAAGTTCCCTGCGCTGACGAGCCTTTGCTTGGCCTCCATGCCAATGCTGCGAGAATGGGTGACTGTAAAGACGGTGGATGACGAAGAAGGCAGGCGAGAGCGAGTTTCCCTTTTTCCGTGTCTCACTCAATTGTGGCTTTCAGAATGCCCTCAGTTCAGCCCAGAGCCTTGCCTCCCGGCGTCGGTTGAGAATCTGTACATTTCCAGAACAAGCAGCGAGAATCTATCGTTAATTCTCGAACGCGCGACGCCACTTGACGGCGGCGACGCCGCCGTTTCACTCCAACCGCCACCAGATAAGGGGCTGCAGGGGATAATAATATACGAATGTCAGCAGCTAACTTGTTTGCCCGAGAGCTTGCGGGGTCTCACGTCCCTCCAGCGCCTGGAAATATGGAGTTGCCATGATCTTGAGAGAATTGAAGATTGGCTCGGGGAGCTCTCCGACCTGCAGTCCTTGTCCATCTCGGAGTGCGGCAGTCTCCGTTACTTGCCTGCCCGCAAGATGGCCGCACTTCAGGAGTTATATATCTGGAATTGCCCGCTGTTGTTCGATGCGGACGGACGATTTGTCGACACCAGTGTTGATCACATAAAATATGTCATTGTTGATGGGAG TTCTTACTGGTACAAAAACAAGCGAGCAGCTCGCCACAGGAGGAAGAGAGCTCAGTGA